One stretch of Apis cerana isolate GH-2021 linkage group LG8, AcerK_1.0, whole genome shotgun sequence DNA includes these proteins:
- the LOC108003898 gene encoding calcium-binding mitochondrial carrier protein Aralar1 isoform X7 has translation MGKGSGYLKRANTERLHEIFNQYASQEKNGERFMTSSDFVRTYLGLYTNPDYNPDSVNLLAGIVDTSKDGLISFAEFQAFEGLLCVPDALYKTAFQLFDTNGNGMVAFDEFAEVMRKTELHRRMPFNMDSSFIKLYFGKDKQRLISYAEFSQFLHDFHEEYATEAFKKFDKDGQGFISALDFQDIMLSIKSHLLTKDVRDNLVAAASTGQGGRSKVSFPYFMAFNSLLNNMELIKRIYLNATNGHRFEEVTKERFLHSAQMMSQITPLEVDILFQLCDLLHQTGSTEDDEADSRLGKIVYSDLVALTPEQYFKQITKRLAEIKAVSSPDERGVIVQILESGYRFVLGSIGGAVGATAVYPIDLVKTRMQNQRTGSLVGELMYRNSFDCFQKVIRHEGFFGLYRGLLPQLMGVAPEKAIKLTVNDFVRDKFMDKKGNLPLYGEIISGACAGGSQVIFTNPLEIVKIRLQVAGEIAGGSKVRAWTVVKDLGLFGLYKGARACFLRDIPFSAIYFPVYAHTKARLADEGGYNNPLSLLVSGAIAGIPAAALVTPADVIKTRLQVIARRGQTTYTGLLDCAKKIYKEEGARAFWKGATARVFRSSPQFGVTLFTYELLQRLFVVDFGGTRPTGSEQKVPAIGVAEEIRSTNPDHIGGYQIALPIFTGIETKFGLCLPRFQAVEKIRK, from the exons gGTTCTGGATATTTAAAGCGTGCAAATACTGAACGCCtccatgaaatatttaatcag TACGCTTCACAAGAGAAAAATGGCGAAAGGTTTATGACCTCGTCTGACTTTGTCCGAACTTATCTTGGACTCTACACCAACCCTGATTACAATCCTGACTCCGTCAATTTGCTGGCTGGTATCGTCGATACCAGTAAAGATGG aCTTATATCATTTGCCGAGTTTCAAGCGTTCGAAGGATTGCTCTGCGTACCAGATGCTTTGTATAAGACGGCTTTCCAGCTGTTTGATACTAATGGAAATGGAATGGTTGCATTTG ATGAGTTCGCTGAGGTGATGCGGAAAACGGAACTCCATCGGCGGATGCCCTTCAATATGGATAGCAGtttcattaaactttattttggaAAGGATAAACAGCGACTGATAAGCTATGCGGAGTTCAGTCAGTTTTTGCAC GACTTCCACGAAGAATACGCGACAGAAGCATTCAAGAAATTCGACAAGGATGGCCAAGGTTTTATTTCGGCATTAGATTTTCAAGATATCATGCTCAGCATTAAGAGTCATTTATTAACTAAGGATGTAAGAGACAACTTGGTCGCT GCAGCTAGCACCGGACAAGGTGGACGTAGCAAAGTCAGCTTTCCATATTTTATGGCGTTCAATTCCCTCTTGAATAATATGGAGCTCATTAAACGTATTTATCTTAACGCGACGAATGGCCATAGATTCGAAGAAGTTACCAAAG AGAGGTTCCTTCATTCCGCACAAATGATGTCGCAGATTACGCCATTGGAGGTAGATATTCTGTTCCAGCTATGCGACCTGCTACACCAAACTGG ATCTACGGAAGATGACGAGGCAGATTCGCGGCTTGG GAAAATAGTGTACAGCGATCTTGTGGCTCTTACTCCTGAGCAATATTTCAAGCAAATCACGAAACGCTTAGCAGAGATCAAAGCGGTATCG aGTCCTGATGAGCGTGGAGTGATCGTACAGATACTCGAAAGCGGTTATCGGTTCGTTCTAGGGTCCATAGGTGGAG CTGTTGGCGCTACAGCCGTATATCCTATTGATTTGGTGAAAACAAGAATGCAGAATCAGAGGACTGGATCGTTGGTTGGGGAGTTAATGTACAGAAACAGCTTTGACTGCTTTCAAAAG GTGATCCGGCACGAAGGTTTTTTTGGCCTTTATCGAGGTTTGTTACCTCAACTGATGGGCGTAGCACCAGAAAAGGCCATTAAGCTGACCGTTAACGATTTTGTCAGAGATAAGTTCAtggataaaaaaggaaatttgccCCTTTACGGGGAAATTATATCTGGTGCTTGT gCTGGAGGTTCTCAAGTAATATTTACGAATCCTTtagaaattgtgaaaattcgATTGCAAGTGGCTGGAGAAATAGCAGGCGGGTCTAAAGTTAGAGCTTGGACTGTCGTAAAAGACTTAGGCTTGTTTGGCTTGTACAAA ggTGCTAGAGCATGTTTTTTGAGGGATATTCCTTTCAGTGCAATTTACTTTCCAGTATATGCTCATACAAAGGCACGATTAGCGGATGAAGGAGGCTATAATAATCCTTTGTCGTTATTAGTATCTGGTGCGATTGCTGGTATTCCTGCAGCAGCGCTGGTCACTCCTGCAGACGTAATAAAGACTAGATTACAA gTTATAGCGAGACGAGGTCAAACGACATATACTGGCTTACTAGACTgtgcaaagaaaatttacaaggaAGAAGGTGCAAGAGCATTTTGGAAAGGAGCCACAG CACGAGTATTCAGATCATCACCTCAATTCGGCGTCACCCTTTTCACTTATGAACTTCTGCAAAGGCTGTTCGTAGTTGATTTTGGTGGAAC ACGACCTACGGGATCGGAGCAAAAGGTGCCTGCGATAGGAGTGGCAGAAGAGATTCGATCGACTAACCCAGATCATATAGGAGGCTATCAGATCGCCTTACCGATCTTTACTGGCATCGAAACAAAATTCGGTCTTTGTCTACCCAGGTTCCAAGCAGTAGAAAAAATCAGAAAGTAA
- the LOC108003898 gene encoding calcium-binding mitochondrial carrier protein Aralar1 isoform X11, with product MGSGYLKRANTERLHEIFNQYASQEKNGERFMTSSDFVRTYLGLYTNPDYNPDSVNLLAGIVDTSKDGLISFAEFQAFEGLLCVPDALYKTAFQLFDTNGNGMVAFDEFAEVMRKTELHRRMPFNMDSSFIKLYFGKDKQRLISYAEFSQFLHDFHEEYATEAFKKFDKDGQGFISALDFQDIMLSIKSHLLTKDVRDNLVAAASTGQGGRSKVSFPYFMAFNSLLNNMELIKRIYLNATNGHRFEEVTKERFLHSAQMMSQITPLEVDILFQLCDLLHQTGKIVYSDLVALTPEQYFKQITKRLAEIKAVSSPDERGVIVQILESGYRFVLGSIGGAVGATAVYPIDLVKTRMQNQRTGSLVGELMYRNSFDCFQKVIRHEGFFGLYRGLLPQLMGVAPEKAIKLTVNDFVRDKFMDKKGNLPLYGEIISGACAGGSQVIFTNPLEIVKIRLQVAGEIAGGSKVRAWTVVKDLGLFGLYKGARACFLRDIPFSAIYFPVYAHTKARLADEGGYNNPLSLLVSGAIAGIPAAALVTPADVIKTRLQVIARRGQTTYTGLLDCAKKIYKEEGARAFWKGATARVFRSSPQFGVTLFTYELLQRLFVVDFGGTRPTGSEQKVPAIGVAEEIRSTNPDHIGGYQIALPIFTGIETKFGLCLPRFQAVEKIRK from the exons gGTTCTGGATATTTAAAGCGTGCAAATACTGAACGCCtccatgaaatatttaatcag TACGCTTCACAAGAGAAAAATGGCGAAAGGTTTATGACCTCGTCTGACTTTGTCCGAACTTATCTTGGACTCTACACCAACCCTGATTACAATCCTGACTCCGTCAATTTGCTGGCTGGTATCGTCGATACCAGTAAAGATGG aCTTATATCATTTGCCGAGTTTCAAGCGTTCGAAGGATTGCTCTGCGTACCAGATGCTTTGTATAAGACGGCTTTCCAGCTGTTTGATACTAATGGAAATGGAATGGTTGCATTTG ATGAGTTCGCTGAGGTGATGCGGAAAACGGAACTCCATCGGCGGATGCCCTTCAATATGGATAGCAGtttcattaaactttattttggaAAGGATAAACAGCGACTGATAAGCTATGCGGAGTTCAGTCAGTTTTTGCAC GACTTCCACGAAGAATACGCGACAGAAGCATTCAAGAAATTCGACAAGGATGGCCAAGGTTTTATTTCGGCATTAGATTTTCAAGATATCATGCTCAGCATTAAGAGTCATTTATTAACTAAGGATGTAAGAGACAACTTGGTCGCT GCAGCTAGCACCGGACAAGGTGGACGTAGCAAAGTCAGCTTTCCATATTTTATGGCGTTCAATTCCCTCTTGAATAATATGGAGCTCATTAAACGTATTTATCTTAACGCGACGAATGGCCATAGATTCGAAGAAGTTACCAAAG AGAGGTTCCTTCATTCCGCACAAATGATGTCGCAGATTACGCCATTGGAGGTAGATATTCTGTTCCAGCTATGCGACCTGCTACACCAAACTGG GAAAATAGTGTACAGCGATCTTGTGGCTCTTACTCCTGAGCAATATTTCAAGCAAATCACGAAACGCTTAGCAGAGATCAAAGCGGTATCG aGTCCTGATGAGCGTGGAGTGATCGTACAGATACTCGAAAGCGGTTATCGGTTCGTTCTAGGGTCCATAGGTGGAG CTGTTGGCGCTACAGCCGTATATCCTATTGATTTGGTGAAAACAAGAATGCAGAATCAGAGGACTGGATCGTTGGTTGGGGAGTTAATGTACAGAAACAGCTTTGACTGCTTTCAAAAG GTGATCCGGCACGAAGGTTTTTTTGGCCTTTATCGAGGTTTGTTACCTCAACTGATGGGCGTAGCACCAGAAAAGGCCATTAAGCTGACCGTTAACGATTTTGTCAGAGATAAGTTCAtggataaaaaaggaaatttgccCCTTTACGGGGAAATTATATCTGGTGCTTGT gCTGGAGGTTCTCAAGTAATATTTACGAATCCTTtagaaattgtgaaaattcgATTGCAAGTGGCTGGAGAAATAGCAGGCGGGTCTAAAGTTAGAGCTTGGACTGTCGTAAAAGACTTAGGCTTGTTTGGCTTGTACAAA ggTGCTAGAGCATGTTTTTTGAGGGATATTCCTTTCAGTGCAATTTACTTTCCAGTATATGCTCATACAAAGGCACGATTAGCGGATGAAGGAGGCTATAATAATCCTTTGTCGTTATTAGTATCTGGTGCGATTGCTGGTATTCCTGCAGCAGCGCTGGTCACTCCTGCAGACGTAATAAAGACTAGATTACAA gTTATAGCGAGACGAGGTCAAACGACATATACTGGCTTACTAGACTgtgcaaagaaaatttacaaggaAGAAGGTGCAAGAGCATTTTGGAAAGGAGCCACAG CACGAGTATTCAGATCATCACCTCAATTCGGCGTCACCCTTTTCACTTATGAACTTCTGCAAAGGCTGTTCGTAGTTGATTTTGGTGGAAC ACGACCTACGGGATCGGAGCAAAAGGTGCCTGCGATAGGAGTGGCAGAAGAGATTCGATCGACTAACCCAGATCATATAGGAGGCTATCAGATCGCCTTACCGATCTTTACTGGCATCGAAACAAAATTCGGTCTTTGTCTACCCAGGTTCCAAGCAGTAGAAAAAATCAGAAAGTAA
- the LOC108003898 gene encoding calcium-binding mitochondrial carrier protein Aralar1 isoform X1 — protein sequence MLMDSLLVRASCEEFELVIAALAVEIQENSYVIDEESEKINISQKGSGYLKRANTERLHEIFNQYASQEKNGERFMTSSDFVRTYLGLYTNPDYNPDSVNLLAGIVDTSKDGLISFAEFQAFEGLLCVPDALYKTAFQLFDTNGNGMVAFDEFAEVMRKTELHRRMPFNMDSSFIKLYFGKDKQRLISYAEFSQFLHDFHEEYATEAFKKFDKDGQGFISALDFQDIMLSIKSHLLTKDVRDNLVAAASTGQGGRSKVSFPYFMAFNSLLNNMELIKRIYLNATNGHRFEEVTKERFLHSAQMMSQITPLEVDILFQLCDLLHQTGSTEDDEADSRLGKIVYSDLVALTPEQYFKQITKRLAEIKAVSSPDERGVIVQILESGYRFVLGSIGGAVGATAVYPIDLVKTRMQNQRTGSLVGELMYRNSFDCFQKVIRHEGFFGLYRGLLPQLMGVAPEKAIKLTVNDFVRDKFMDKKGNLPLYGEIISGACAGGSQVIFTNPLEIVKIRLQVAGEIAGGSKVRAWTVVKDLGLFGLYKGARACFLRDIPFSAIYFPVYAHTKARLADEGGYNNPLSLLVSGAIAGIPAAALVTPADVIKTRLQVIARRGQTTYTGLLDCAKKIYKEEGARAFWKGATARVFRSSPQFGVTLFTYELLQRLFVVDFGGTRPTGSEQKVPAIGVAEEIRSTNPDHIGGYQIALPIFTGIETKFGLCLPRFQAVEKIRK from the exons gGTTCTGGATATTTAAAGCGTGCAAATACTGAACGCCtccatgaaatatttaatcag TACGCTTCACAAGAGAAAAATGGCGAAAGGTTTATGACCTCGTCTGACTTTGTCCGAACTTATCTTGGACTCTACACCAACCCTGATTACAATCCTGACTCCGTCAATTTGCTGGCTGGTATCGTCGATACCAGTAAAGATGG aCTTATATCATTTGCCGAGTTTCAAGCGTTCGAAGGATTGCTCTGCGTACCAGATGCTTTGTATAAGACGGCTTTCCAGCTGTTTGATACTAATGGAAATGGAATGGTTGCATTTG ATGAGTTCGCTGAGGTGATGCGGAAAACGGAACTCCATCGGCGGATGCCCTTCAATATGGATAGCAGtttcattaaactttattttggaAAGGATAAACAGCGACTGATAAGCTATGCGGAGTTCAGTCAGTTTTTGCAC GACTTCCACGAAGAATACGCGACAGAAGCATTCAAGAAATTCGACAAGGATGGCCAAGGTTTTATTTCGGCATTAGATTTTCAAGATATCATGCTCAGCATTAAGAGTCATTTATTAACTAAGGATGTAAGAGACAACTTGGTCGCT GCAGCTAGCACCGGACAAGGTGGACGTAGCAAAGTCAGCTTTCCATATTTTATGGCGTTCAATTCCCTCTTGAATAATATGGAGCTCATTAAACGTATTTATCTTAACGCGACGAATGGCCATAGATTCGAAGAAGTTACCAAAG AGAGGTTCCTTCATTCCGCACAAATGATGTCGCAGATTACGCCATTGGAGGTAGATATTCTGTTCCAGCTATGCGACCTGCTACACCAAACTGG ATCTACGGAAGATGACGAGGCAGATTCGCGGCTTGG GAAAATAGTGTACAGCGATCTTGTGGCTCTTACTCCTGAGCAATATTTCAAGCAAATCACGAAACGCTTAGCAGAGATCAAAGCGGTATCG aGTCCTGATGAGCGTGGAGTGATCGTACAGATACTCGAAAGCGGTTATCGGTTCGTTCTAGGGTCCATAGGTGGAG CTGTTGGCGCTACAGCCGTATATCCTATTGATTTGGTGAAAACAAGAATGCAGAATCAGAGGACTGGATCGTTGGTTGGGGAGTTAATGTACAGAAACAGCTTTGACTGCTTTCAAAAG GTGATCCGGCACGAAGGTTTTTTTGGCCTTTATCGAGGTTTGTTACCTCAACTGATGGGCGTAGCACCAGAAAAGGCCATTAAGCTGACCGTTAACGATTTTGTCAGAGATAAGTTCAtggataaaaaaggaaatttgccCCTTTACGGGGAAATTATATCTGGTGCTTGT gCTGGAGGTTCTCAAGTAATATTTACGAATCCTTtagaaattgtgaaaattcgATTGCAAGTGGCTGGAGAAATAGCAGGCGGGTCTAAAGTTAGAGCTTGGACTGTCGTAAAAGACTTAGGCTTGTTTGGCTTGTACAAA ggTGCTAGAGCATGTTTTTTGAGGGATATTCCTTTCAGTGCAATTTACTTTCCAGTATATGCTCATACAAAGGCACGATTAGCGGATGAAGGAGGCTATAATAATCCTTTGTCGTTATTAGTATCTGGTGCGATTGCTGGTATTCCTGCAGCAGCGCTGGTCACTCCTGCAGACGTAATAAAGACTAGATTACAA gTTATAGCGAGACGAGGTCAAACGACATATACTGGCTTACTAGACTgtgcaaagaaaatttacaaggaAGAAGGTGCAAGAGCATTTTGGAAAGGAGCCACAG CACGAGTATTCAGATCATCACCTCAATTCGGCGTCACCCTTTTCACTTATGAACTTCTGCAAAGGCTGTTCGTAGTTGATTTTGGTGGAAC ACGACCTACGGGATCGGAGCAAAAGGTGCCTGCGATAGGAGTGGCAGAAGAGATTCGATCGACTAACCCAGATCATATAGGAGGCTATCAGATCGCCTTACCGATCTTTACTGGCATCGAAACAAAATTCGGTCTTTGTCTACCCAGGTTCCAAGCAGTAGAAAAAATCAGAAAGTAA
- the LOC108003898 gene encoding calcium-binding mitochondrial carrier protein Aralar1 isoform X6, protein MSNGEYEEGSGYLKRANTERLHEIFNQYASQEKNGERFMTSSDFVRTYLGLYTNPDYNPDSVNLLAGIVDTSKDGLISFAEFQAFEGLLCVPDALYKTAFQLFDTNGNGMVAFDEFAEVMRKTELHRRMPFNMDSSFIKLYFGKDKQRLISYAEFSQFLHDFHEEYATEAFKKFDKDGQGFISALDFQDIMLSIKSHLLTKDVRDNLVAAASTGQGGRSKVSFPYFMAFNSLLNNMELIKRIYLNATNGHRFEEVTKERFLHSAQMMSQITPLEVDILFQLCDLLHQTGSTEDDEADSRLGKIVYSDLVALTPEQYFKQITKRLAEIKAVSSPDERGVIVQILESGYRFVLGSIGGAVGATAVYPIDLVKTRMQNQRTGSLVGELMYRNSFDCFQKVIRHEGFFGLYRGLLPQLMGVAPEKAIKLTVNDFVRDKFMDKKGNLPLYGEIISGACAGGSQVIFTNPLEIVKIRLQVAGEIAGGSKVRAWTVVKDLGLFGLYKGARACFLRDIPFSAIYFPVYAHTKARLADEGGYNNPLSLLVSGAIAGIPAAALVTPADVIKTRLQVIARRGQTTYTGLLDCAKKIYKEEGARAFWKGATARVFRSSPQFGVTLFTYELLQRLFVVDFGGTRPTGSEQKVPAIGVAEEIRSTNPDHIGGYQIALPIFTGIETKFGLCLPRFQAVEKIRK, encoded by the exons gGTTCTGGATATTTAAAGCGTGCAAATACTGAACGCCtccatgaaatatttaatcag TACGCTTCACAAGAGAAAAATGGCGAAAGGTTTATGACCTCGTCTGACTTTGTCCGAACTTATCTTGGACTCTACACCAACCCTGATTACAATCCTGACTCCGTCAATTTGCTGGCTGGTATCGTCGATACCAGTAAAGATGG aCTTATATCATTTGCCGAGTTTCAAGCGTTCGAAGGATTGCTCTGCGTACCAGATGCTTTGTATAAGACGGCTTTCCAGCTGTTTGATACTAATGGAAATGGAATGGTTGCATTTG ATGAGTTCGCTGAGGTGATGCGGAAAACGGAACTCCATCGGCGGATGCCCTTCAATATGGATAGCAGtttcattaaactttattttggaAAGGATAAACAGCGACTGATAAGCTATGCGGAGTTCAGTCAGTTTTTGCAC GACTTCCACGAAGAATACGCGACAGAAGCATTCAAGAAATTCGACAAGGATGGCCAAGGTTTTATTTCGGCATTAGATTTTCAAGATATCATGCTCAGCATTAAGAGTCATTTATTAACTAAGGATGTAAGAGACAACTTGGTCGCT GCAGCTAGCACCGGACAAGGTGGACGTAGCAAAGTCAGCTTTCCATATTTTATGGCGTTCAATTCCCTCTTGAATAATATGGAGCTCATTAAACGTATTTATCTTAACGCGACGAATGGCCATAGATTCGAAGAAGTTACCAAAG AGAGGTTCCTTCATTCCGCACAAATGATGTCGCAGATTACGCCATTGGAGGTAGATATTCTGTTCCAGCTATGCGACCTGCTACACCAAACTGG ATCTACGGAAGATGACGAGGCAGATTCGCGGCTTGG GAAAATAGTGTACAGCGATCTTGTGGCTCTTACTCCTGAGCAATATTTCAAGCAAATCACGAAACGCTTAGCAGAGATCAAAGCGGTATCG aGTCCTGATGAGCGTGGAGTGATCGTACAGATACTCGAAAGCGGTTATCGGTTCGTTCTAGGGTCCATAGGTGGAG CTGTTGGCGCTACAGCCGTATATCCTATTGATTTGGTGAAAACAAGAATGCAGAATCAGAGGACTGGATCGTTGGTTGGGGAGTTAATGTACAGAAACAGCTTTGACTGCTTTCAAAAG GTGATCCGGCACGAAGGTTTTTTTGGCCTTTATCGAGGTTTGTTACCTCAACTGATGGGCGTAGCACCAGAAAAGGCCATTAAGCTGACCGTTAACGATTTTGTCAGAGATAAGTTCAtggataaaaaaggaaatttgccCCTTTACGGGGAAATTATATCTGGTGCTTGT gCTGGAGGTTCTCAAGTAATATTTACGAATCCTTtagaaattgtgaaaattcgATTGCAAGTGGCTGGAGAAATAGCAGGCGGGTCTAAAGTTAGAGCTTGGACTGTCGTAAAAGACTTAGGCTTGTTTGGCTTGTACAAA ggTGCTAGAGCATGTTTTTTGAGGGATATTCCTTTCAGTGCAATTTACTTTCCAGTATATGCTCATACAAAGGCACGATTAGCGGATGAAGGAGGCTATAATAATCCTTTGTCGTTATTAGTATCTGGTGCGATTGCTGGTATTCCTGCAGCAGCGCTGGTCACTCCTGCAGACGTAATAAAGACTAGATTACAA gTTATAGCGAGACGAGGTCAAACGACATATACTGGCTTACTAGACTgtgcaaagaaaatttacaaggaAGAAGGTGCAAGAGCATTTTGGAAAGGAGCCACAG CACGAGTATTCAGATCATCACCTCAATTCGGCGTCACCCTTTTCACTTATGAACTTCTGCAAAGGCTGTTCGTAGTTGATTTTGGTGGAAC ACGACCTACGGGATCGGAGCAAAAGGTGCCTGCGATAGGAGTGGCAGAAGAGATTCGATCGACTAACCCAGATCATATAGGAGGCTATCAGATCGCCTTACCGATCTTTACTGGCATCGAAACAAAATTCGGTCTTTGTCTACCCAGGTTCCAAGCAGTAGAAAAAATCAGAAAGTAA
- the LOC108003898 gene encoding calcium-binding mitochondrial carrier protein Aralar1 isoform X10 — MSNGEYEEGSGYLKRANTERLHEIFNQYASQEKNGERFMTSSDFVRTYLGLYTNPDYNPDSVNLLAGIVDTSKDGLISFAEFQAFEGLLCVPDALYKTAFQLFDTNGNGMVAFDEFAEVMRKTELHRRMPFNMDSSFIKLYFGKDKQRLISYAEFSQFLHDFHEEYATEAFKKFDKDGQGFISALDFQDIMLSIKSHLLTKDVRDNLVAAASTGQGGRSKVSFPYFMAFNSLLNNMELIKRIYLNATNGHRFEEVTKERFLHSAQMMSQITPLEVDILFQLCDLLHQTGKIVYSDLVALTPEQYFKQITKRLAEIKAVSSPDERGVIVQILESGYRFVLGSIGGAVGATAVYPIDLVKTRMQNQRTGSLVGELMYRNSFDCFQKVIRHEGFFGLYRGLLPQLMGVAPEKAIKLTVNDFVRDKFMDKKGNLPLYGEIISGACAGGSQVIFTNPLEIVKIRLQVAGEIAGGSKVRAWTVVKDLGLFGLYKGARACFLRDIPFSAIYFPVYAHTKARLADEGGYNNPLSLLVSGAIAGIPAAALVTPADVIKTRLQVIARRGQTTYTGLLDCAKKIYKEEGARAFWKGATARVFRSSPQFGVTLFTYELLQRLFVVDFGGTRPTGSEQKVPAIGVAEEIRSTNPDHIGGYQIALPIFTGIETKFGLCLPRFQAVEKIRK, encoded by the exons gGTTCTGGATATTTAAAGCGTGCAAATACTGAACGCCtccatgaaatatttaatcag TACGCTTCACAAGAGAAAAATGGCGAAAGGTTTATGACCTCGTCTGACTTTGTCCGAACTTATCTTGGACTCTACACCAACCCTGATTACAATCCTGACTCCGTCAATTTGCTGGCTGGTATCGTCGATACCAGTAAAGATGG aCTTATATCATTTGCCGAGTTTCAAGCGTTCGAAGGATTGCTCTGCGTACCAGATGCTTTGTATAAGACGGCTTTCCAGCTGTTTGATACTAATGGAAATGGAATGGTTGCATTTG ATGAGTTCGCTGAGGTGATGCGGAAAACGGAACTCCATCGGCGGATGCCCTTCAATATGGATAGCAGtttcattaaactttattttggaAAGGATAAACAGCGACTGATAAGCTATGCGGAGTTCAGTCAGTTTTTGCAC GACTTCCACGAAGAATACGCGACAGAAGCATTCAAGAAATTCGACAAGGATGGCCAAGGTTTTATTTCGGCATTAGATTTTCAAGATATCATGCTCAGCATTAAGAGTCATTTATTAACTAAGGATGTAAGAGACAACTTGGTCGCT GCAGCTAGCACCGGACAAGGTGGACGTAGCAAAGTCAGCTTTCCATATTTTATGGCGTTCAATTCCCTCTTGAATAATATGGAGCTCATTAAACGTATTTATCTTAACGCGACGAATGGCCATAGATTCGAAGAAGTTACCAAAG AGAGGTTCCTTCATTCCGCACAAATGATGTCGCAGATTACGCCATTGGAGGTAGATATTCTGTTCCAGCTATGCGACCTGCTACACCAAACTGG GAAAATAGTGTACAGCGATCTTGTGGCTCTTACTCCTGAGCAATATTTCAAGCAAATCACGAAACGCTTAGCAGAGATCAAAGCGGTATCG aGTCCTGATGAGCGTGGAGTGATCGTACAGATACTCGAAAGCGGTTATCGGTTCGTTCTAGGGTCCATAGGTGGAG CTGTTGGCGCTACAGCCGTATATCCTATTGATTTGGTGAAAACAAGAATGCAGAATCAGAGGACTGGATCGTTGGTTGGGGAGTTAATGTACAGAAACAGCTTTGACTGCTTTCAAAAG GTGATCCGGCACGAAGGTTTTTTTGGCCTTTATCGAGGTTTGTTACCTCAACTGATGGGCGTAGCACCAGAAAAGGCCATTAAGCTGACCGTTAACGATTTTGTCAGAGATAAGTTCAtggataaaaaaggaaatttgccCCTTTACGGGGAAATTATATCTGGTGCTTGT gCTGGAGGTTCTCAAGTAATATTTACGAATCCTTtagaaattgtgaaaattcgATTGCAAGTGGCTGGAGAAATAGCAGGCGGGTCTAAAGTTAGAGCTTGGACTGTCGTAAAAGACTTAGGCTTGTTTGGCTTGTACAAA ggTGCTAGAGCATGTTTTTTGAGGGATATTCCTTTCAGTGCAATTTACTTTCCAGTATATGCTCATACAAAGGCACGATTAGCGGATGAAGGAGGCTATAATAATCCTTTGTCGTTATTAGTATCTGGTGCGATTGCTGGTATTCCTGCAGCAGCGCTGGTCACTCCTGCAGACGTAATAAAGACTAGATTACAA gTTATAGCGAGACGAGGTCAAACGACATATACTGGCTTACTAGACTgtgcaaagaaaatttacaaggaAGAAGGTGCAAGAGCATTTTGGAAAGGAGCCACAG CACGAGTATTCAGATCATCACCTCAATTCGGCGTCACCCTTTTCACTTATGAACTTCTGCAAAGGCTGTTCGTAGTTGATTTTGGTGGAAC ACGACCTACGGGATCGGAGCAAAAGGTGCCTGCGATAGGAGTGGCAGAAGAGATTCGATCGACTAACCCAGATCATATAGGAGGCTATCAGATCGCCTTACCGATCTTTACTGGCATCGAAACAAAATTCGGTCTTTGTCTACCCAGGTTCCAAGCAGTAGAAAAAATCAGAAAGTAA